The following proteins come from a genomic window of Thermodesulfobacteriota bacterium:
- a CDS encoding ABC transporter permease gives MNISRSIGFWGTVWTEFKKDRLALTGFIIIFFLLATAIFDNFLAGNRPMFLKWNGKIYFPVLFKYQELYGVDFQKLTRNLIHGDFAIFPPIKYSPTQTDLFSVLSPPSMSHLFGTDDRGRDVLSRMIHGTRISLSIGFVAVGIAAVIGIAMGGIAGFYGGKIDFIISRLFEVMMTFPVFFLILTILAFRNPSIYNIMIVIGATGWTGIARLVRGDFLKLRQFDYVEAAIALGGSDFRVMLKHMLPNALAPVLVAATFGIAGAILVESALSFLGFGVPPPTPSWGDVLSQSKKYVDFAWWLVLFPGAAIFITVTSFNLVGEGFRNAIDPKIR, from the coding sequence ATGAATATCAGCAGGAGTATTGGATTTTGGGGTACAGTGTGGACAGAATTCAAAAAAGATAGGCTTGCTTTGACTGGTTTCATCATAATATTTTTTTTATTGGCAACTGCAATCTTCGATAATTTTCTGGCAGGAAACAGGCCCATGTTTCTTAAGTGGAACGGAAAAATTTATTTTCCGGTGTTGTTTAAATATCAAGAGCTGTACGGCGTTGATTTCCAGAAACTTACCAGGAATCTCATTCACGGAGATTTTGCCATATTTCCGCCGATAAAATACAGCCCGACGCAAACTGATCTTTTTTCTGTACTTTCACCTCCGTCAATGTCTCATCTATTCGGCACCGATGATAGGGGTCGTGACGTGCTTAGTAGGATGATACACGGAACGAGGATATCGCTCTCCATCGGATTTGTGGCTGTTGGGATCGCTGCCGTTATTGGTATTGCGATGGGGGGCATAGCCGGCTTTTATGGAGGCAAGATTGACTTTATAATTTCAAGGTTATTTGAAGTCATGATGACATTTCCGGTCTTTTTTCTGATCCTAACAATTCTAGCATTCCGGAATCCGAGTATCTACAATATAATGATAGTCATTGGTGCAACTGGTTGGACTGGAATTGCGCGGCTGGTAAGAGGTGATTTTTTAAAGCTGAGGCAGTTCGATTATGTTGAGGCTGCAATAGCTCTCGGGGGCAGTGATTTCCGTGTTATGTTAAAGCATATGTTGCCAAATGCGCTGGCACCGGTACTTGTTGCCGCAACTTTTGGTATAGCGGGAGCGATTTTGGTCGAATCGGCTCTCAGCTTTCTGGGATTTGGCGTACCTCCACCTACACCGAGTTGGGGGGATGTTTTATCACAATCTAAGAAGTATGTGGACTTCGCCTGGTGGCTTGTTCTGTTTCCCGGGGCTGCTATATTTATAACCGTAACTTCCTTCAATCTGGTTGGAGAAGGCTTTAGGAATGCCATCGATCCAAAGATAAGATGA
- a CDS encoding ABC transporter permease: MRNYIIKRLILLVPTLLGITLITFLVIQLAPGSPVERKLQLEEGIKAESITKDIIEQTKKLYGLDKPIYIRYWIWLRQIATLDFGRSYKDHRPVIDKIAERLPVTLSLNIISIILVYTIAIPLGIISAIGQGRFSDRIITFCLFALYSIPNFWLAMVLIYFLGGGDFWDVFPVYGIISPGAEFYPFYKIALNFLWHITLPVICLSYADFAYLSRYQKGSLLEVLREDFVRTARAKGLSESRVILKHALRNSLIPIVTIVASILPAMIGGSVIIESIFSIPGIGQLGFESILSRDYPVIMAIATITAFLTLIGILISDIAYVFVDPRISFEGRK, translated from the coding sequence GGAATCACTTTGATAACATTCTTAGTTATTCAGCTTGCCCCCGGAAGCCCAGTCGAAAGAAAATTACAGCTTGAAGAAGGGATTAAAGCAGAATCTATTACAAAGGACATCATAGAACAGACCAAGAAATTGTACGGTCTAGATAAACCAATATACATTCGCTATTGGATATGGTTACGTCAAATAGCCACTTTGGATTTCGGGCGATCTTATAAGGATCATCGTCCAGTAATCGATAAAATAGCCGAGAGGCTCCCTGTCACCCTTTCGCTAAACATCATTTCAATCATACTTGTTTATACGATCGCCATTCCTCTAGGTATTATTTCAGCAATTGGACAGGGAAGGTTTTCAGATCGAATCATAACGTTTTGTTTATTTGCTCTTTATTCGATTCCAAATTTTTGGCTTGCCATGGTCTTAATATACTTTCTGGGAGGCGGCGATTTTTGGGATGTCTTCCCGGTATACGGGATAATTTCACCCGGAGCCGAATTTTATCCGTTTTACAAAATTGCCTTAAATTTTCTCTGGCATATTACATTACCCGTGATTTGCCTGTCATATGCGGACTTCGCATATCTTTCGAGGTATCAAAAAGGGAGTTTGCTTGAAGTCCTTCGTGAAGATTTCGTGAGGACTGCTAGGGCTAAAGGTCTATCTGAATCCAGAGTGATACTGAAGCATGCGCTTAGAAACTCCCTGATACCGATTGTTACCATAGTTGCGTCTATTCTTCCCGCGATGATTGGTGGTAGCGTTATAATTGAGAGCATATTCTCTATTCCCGGGATTGGACAGTTGGGTTTCGAATCAATTCTCTCTAGAGACTATCCCGTAATCATGGCTATTGCGACGATAACTGCATTTCTGACTCTGATTGGAATCCTTATATCAGACATAGCCTATGTATTTGTTGATCCCAGAATAAGCTTTGAAGGTAGAAAATGA